In Cydia fagiglandana chromosome 16, ilCydFagi1.1, whole genome shotgun sequence, the following are encoded in one genomic region:
- the LOC134672156 gene encoding delta-like protein 4, with protein MMLFTSLLFTIHIISSTMESLQCPYRCDSKEKWNPTELCVKMEPLEGPITYIPMLACAMMDFQCQVGVKAKLSSVEKSKCTARMRVKREAPVANNVEEDYQVTESMTSPKEECPDECPKTSGMVCSRCNHGVYRSFLSDCHIRMYQCRHPADRLELVSRHSCYGSAPYIMDGNRTQDEDVHKGWYFKAPVPSGADCRNTSTGLVCGPCPPGTEADGRNCRPVTCDRRPCSNGEYCKDTAEGFRCARCPGNQTSDGRICHTACSFKPCFGGHVSCQNLPDGGYRCGPCPPGYHGNGEQCYRRQCSKIQCFKG; from the exons ATGATGTTATTTACATCCTTATTATTCA ccATTCATATTATTAGTTCAACAATGGAAAGTCTGCAATGCCCCTATAGATGCGATTCGAAGGAAAAATGGAACCCAACCGAACTTTGTGTTAAAATGGAACCGTTGGAAGGACCAATAACTTATATTCCAATGCTTGCATGCGCGATGATGGATTTCCAATGTCAAGTAG GGGTAAAAGCTAAATTGTCAAGTGTTGAAAAGTCAAAGTGTACCGCTCGAATGAGAGTGAAAAGAGAGGCTCCCGTTGCAAACAATGTCGAAGAAGATTACCAAGTTACAG AAAGCATGACAAGTCCTAAAGAAGAGTGCCCCGACGAATGTCCTAAAACCAGCGGTATGGTGTGCTCGCGATGCAACCACGGCGTCTACCGGTCCTTCCTCAGCGACTGCCACATACGGATGTACCAGTGCCGGCATCCAGCTGATA GACTAGAGTTGGTCTCGCGACATTCGTGCTACGGTTCAGCACCGTACATAATGGATGGAAATCGAACCCAGGACGAGGACGTTCACAAGGGTTGGTACTTTAAGGCCCCAGTACCCAGTG GAGCGGATTGCCGGAACACCAGCACAGGCTTAGTTTGCGGGCCCTGCCCGCCCGGCACGGAGGCCGACGGGCGCAACTGCCGACCCGTCACCTGCGACAGGCGACCGTGCAGTAATG GTGAATATTGCAAGGACACGGCGGAAGGTttccggtgcgcgcggtgcccTGGTAATCAGACCAGCGACGGACGAATTTGCCACACCGCCTGCAGTTTCAAACCCTGCTTCGGAGGAC ACGTGTCTTGTCAAAACTTGCCCGACGGCGGATATCGCTGCGGGCCATGTCCGCCCGGTTACCACGGGAACGGCGAGCAGTGCTACAGGAGGCAGTGTTCGAAGATCCAGTGTTTTAAaggttag